TCCTGCCTGCCGACGTGACCCTGTTCTTCAATGTCGCGATCTCGCGTTGTACGCTCGCGATGGCGTCTTTGACTCTGTCCAGCTCGGCAAGCACCTCCCGATCGCTCGGGTCCTTCTCATCGAAAAGGGAGATATCCAGTGCGCTCAGCGCGGCCTCCTCCCGGGCACGATCCAATGTCTCCACGATTCGTGCGACATCTTCCACGACATGGGCCAGCTCGCGGTTTTGACGTTGCCGGCGTTGATAGGCCTTGAGCGTCGCGGCATGGTCGGCACTTGCGAAGACAGCGAGCTTGCGCGTGAGATCGGCCAGTTCCCCCTGCAGCCTGGAAACGGCCTTACGCCTCTCGGTCAGCTCCCGTTCCTTGGCGCGCAGGGCGAGAAACCGCACCTCGAACTCGCGCCAGCGACGGTCCCACTCGGAGCGATTCACCTCGCGCGCTTCGTCCACGATGCGTCGCAGCCCCGCCTCGTTCTCGGAGAGAGAGAACACCTGCTTTTGGCTGAAGATGCGTACCGGAAAGCGCTGAATGATATCGCCGGCTTCGGCCTGCCAGCCGCCATTCGGCTGCTCGCTCTCGATCGGGGCCAGCGTCCCCGCCTGATTCCACTGCAGCCGAAAGCGCGTGCCGTCTTTCAAATAAAAAACGCGAACCTCGGTCTGATCGGTCAAGGCGCCGCGGTCGTCACGGCTGCGCGGCACGCGGTAGAAATCTTCAAAATCTTTGGCCACATTGCCTGTGAGTTCCTTGTCCCGACGCAATCCGATTCGCAGGAACTCGACGATTGTGGATTTCCCGGTTCCACGTCCGCCAATCAGTGTGTTCAGCCAGGGATTAAAGCGAAGAATGAGCGGCGCTCCGCGTCCGCAGACTCGTGCATTGGAAATCTCGACTCCTTCGATGAGCTGCTCGGCGTGCCGGTCGGGATCGGCCGGCTGCCGATCGCTGCGCCGAATGGACAGCGGGGCTCCATCGAGCAAGGCGAGCCGAAGTCCTTCGAACGAAGGGGTCCCCATCTTGATCCAAGTGAAATGTGAGCCCGGAAACCGTGCGCCGGCTTGGCCGTTCGGATGATGGGAGTCCGAACCAAGGACTTCGGACAAATGGAGACTATTCCGAAGACCGCCAGGCTTTGGAGCCATCGGATCGCAGATTTCAACTCCGATCAGCTCGGAGGAACAGAGCAGTTGATCGAGCGAGAGGCCTTGCAGAACACTGAACGCACCTTTCGGCCCGTCCGCATGAGCGAGGATCGGTAAGCCACCTTCAGCCGCGATGGCCTTGATCACCTCGAGTGATGACAGTGGAGAAACCGCGTTGGACGTGCCCTCTGTCCCTTGCGGAAATTTGATCGCCCCGAGCAGATGGGTGACAGTGTTGCTGCTGGCATTTAAATCGAAGATCGCAAGGATGTGCACGCCGCCGTTGGCGGCCACTTCCACTCCTGGGAACAGAAACAGGGGGCGGTACTCTGGATGGTGGTGCTGTTGAAGCTCCTCAAGCGCCTGCTTGAGGCGATCGATCCAGGCGCCGCTGTTGTGATCGGTCACAGCGACGCAATCAATTCCTGCCCGCATAAAGCCAAGGAGCCAGTCCTCCGGCGTGAGGTTTCGCAAGGCGGCCTGGTTGTTCCCCCTGCCGTAATCATCGGAGGCAGGGGTGTGGGTATGAAAATCAAACTTCCACCAGCGGGCGCCTGGAAAGTTCCATGTCATCGCGGAGCCTCATGGGGTAAATGGTGAACCGCTTTGGTTATTGTTCTCGCATTATCCTCTTGCATATGATGAAATGCAAGATTTAATTGCTGCGTGGTCAGGCAGGGACGGTCGACTCGAAAACCAGTTCAGAAATGGCCGAACTCGGTTCACTGACCCAACGCGGCATCCCCGCACCTACGTCAACCTTTGGAACTGCGATCCCTTCCATAGTGACCCGTGTTTTCGGCCGCTCGCGGGAGCGATGTCTCCGATTCCGGGATCGAATATTTCTGTTGTTCGACGGCGCCCGTTTCCTGGTTCCATTCCGTCACGCGTTGCTGAAGATACGCGTAAAACGCCGGGCGTTTGCGGGCGAAGACGGGAAAGGTGGAGAGGATGTAGGCGAGGTCGTCAGCGGTGAGGCCATAGGCTTGGGCGACGGCCCTATTGGCCTGCCAGACAGCCTCGAAGTACGCGGGATCGCTGGTCCAGTCAGTGCCGCCGTCGGCGGAAGGGGTGGCGATTGCGGGGATTGACCGGCAGTCGGCGAGCGGTGGAACCGCGACGCGGGAAACATGGGATAAGCTGACGGTAGAACTTACACGAAACCTCAGCAAAAAATCGAAGGCGATGGAATTCAGTACGGAGCATGCAACTTCCAATGAAAAATCATCGAAATTGCTGATAAAAAGCTTGTGATTAGCGCACGATTTTGCCGGGAGAATAGCGGCAATGCAGGTGCGCATGTCGGTGTTACGGGCGACTTCCCGGAAGACGAGCTTGGGGCCAGGGCTCGGCGGCTTGCCGTATTTCTTCTCCACCGCTTCGAGGCTGACCCATCGCTCAACGGGCTTCAAGTCCACGATGAACTGCTCAATCTGCTTGCCTTCGTAGAGCGGCCAGAAACCCTTCTCGGCCATGGCCGCCCGTACGTCGGCAAAGGGGATGGACCGATTCGCCGGCCAGTCGAGGCCGCAGACTTCACGCGGCGTGTACAGTCTTCCATCCGGCCTCGTCCACAGGTCTCGGTCGTTGGTCATATTAAACTCGGTGTAGAACCGCACGTTCCAGGCGCCGGGGCCCTGGTCGCCGAGGAGGGGGCGGGGCGTTTGCCCGGGGAGCAGGCCGTACATCTTGAGCACCAGCTCCCGGTCGCGCTCGCCGCGGTATTCCAGCAAGGCGAGGGTGCCGGGGGAAAGCCGCTCGATCTCCAAACGGCGGATGAGCACTGCCACGCCCGACGGCGGGCCGGAATCGAGTTCGTCCAGATCGTGGCGCATGAAGGTGGCGAGAAATTCGCTGTCCCCAGGGGCTGCCGCGCGCTTCTCCGCCACCAGGCAGACAAACTTGTAGCTGGAGTGAATGTTGAAAATCTTTTTCCGGTTCTCAAACCCATAGAACCGCTCGATCGTCATCGCGTCGAGCAGAAGATACCGCAACCCCGTGCAGCCTTCGTTGTTGTAGATCGCGCTCGGCACGAGATACCCGAGCCTCCCGCCGGGCTTGAGCACCTGCGTGGCCCGTTCGACGAAGAACTTGAAAAGGTCCTGGTGCCCCCCAGTAGTACGTCCGTTAATTTCCCATTCTGCATAGTGGAAGTCACCGCCTGCCTTCAAACACTGTGCAAGCGTTTTCAATCTCTCGCTATACTTCTCGAATTCGCTCTCGAGCGTAGGCTGCGCGCCGTGCAACTCGCGAATCCGGACATCGAGTTCGCCACCGGTGTAAGCCCGGATGAGCACATCGGCCCGGCCGTAGAACTCTTTCCGATCCGGCAGGACCTTCTCCCACGGCGGGTTGCCCAGCACGCAGTCGAAGCCTCCACCCCCACCCTTATCCTCCCCCGCTGGGCGAGGGAGGGATGAGGCTGAGGCAAACACCTCGGGGAACTCCAGTTCCCAATGGAAAAAGCGCTCGCGCTCGCGGACCCGCTGGAACTCCGCCCACCAGGGGAACGTTCGGGCGTCGGCCTCCAGGTCGGCTGACGACATGAGGATGGGGAATGCTGCCCAAATCTCCGGGATGAAGGCCGCTGCCGAGCGGAGATCGAGCAGCAACCGCGCCGTCTGTGTCGCTGCGTCGGCTCGCCGCAGCCGATCTTCCTTGTAGGCGAACTCCTCCGGCGTGTCCGCCCTGACCTCCGGCGGAAGCGGGGCATCGATCAGTGTGCGCTCTGCCAACGCTTCGGCGAGTCGCCGTTTCAGTTCCGATTCAAAGAGCCCCAACGTGCGCCGGTCGGAGGCCTTGCCCAGCTTGGGATGCGGGGGCTGGGCAAAGTTCGCCAGGGAGCTGCCGAGCAGAGAGTTTCCGCAGCGGATGTGGTGGGCGAAGAACGAGAGCGGCCGGTCTCCGGCGAGCGACTCGATCCAGAGCGCCACTTGCGCCAGTTGCACCGCGGCGGGATTGAGATCCACGCCATAGAGGCAATGCTCGACGATGCGTCGCTTGCACCAGGCCGGGCCTTCCTCTTCCCACCGCCGGCGCACCTCGCCCGAGAGCCTCCGGTCCGGATAGAAGGCCGGAGGGGGATCGCCGTGGCCCTCGCGACAATAGGCCTCGAAGAGATATCGACCGAGAAACCGGGCCGCTCCGACCAGGAAGTGTGCCGAGCCGCAGGCGAGATCGATCACTCGGAGCTGCTCGATGTCCGCCGCCGTCTTCCCGGTTACCAGGGGCGTGAGGGCTTCGCGGACGAGATAGTCCACGATCGGCGTGGGTGTATAGTACGATCCGCTCGCCTTGCGGGCCGAGCCTGGCTTGAAGAAGAAGTCCCCGGCTTCGAGGCGGCGCAGAAGCTTGAGAACCGCGCCGCGTTTGACGCCTTTCTCGGCTTCTTCCTCGCGGTCTTCGTCTTCATCCTCGGTGGCTTCCTCTTCGCCTTCCTCGCCGTCCTCACTCGCACTCTCCTCATCCTCCGACGCCATGTCCGGGTGCAGCCGTGCGGCCTCCGTGCCCTCCACGATCGCCGCGTCACCCTTGACTGTGAGCGATTTCGTCTCGACGAGCCGGACCACTTCGGCCGGGGCCAGAACAAAATCCCGACCTTGGACCCGGCACTCGATCATCGTGTCGGTAGCCTCGGCCGGCTCATATTCCAGAAGCCCCTGGTATACGTTGCCGAGTTGTTCGATGTCGAGTTCGCGGAACGAGACCCGCTCACGTCCCACGCCTCGTCGCGGGGTAGTGGTCGCGAGGGCGAGCAGGACGTGAGCAGTCGCGCGATCGTCGAGCCTCAATCGTCGCAACAGACGGCCTTCTGGGGTCTCCTCGCTGAAGAGGTGGCCGCCGCGTGGCGGCATGTTGTCCAACTCCGGGAGGTGCGGCGCAATGCCTTCGTTGAAGATGCGAAAGAGGGCGAGGAGTTGCGCCCAGAGGCCGTACCGGTTGGCGGGAAGCGCCTCAATCGGCGCGCGCAGTACCCGCGTGATCATGCTGTCGAGCGAATAGTGTTTTTGATAGAACTGGTGCTGGGACAGTCGCTCGTCGCGCGCTTCGGCATAGAGGATGAAGAGCAACCGGTAAAGCGCCAGAAACCCGGCATCCCGGAGATCCGGCAGCGAGGGCTGAGCGGTGAACGCCGCGGGCCTCGTGCGCACATCGGTGAGAAAGCCACCGACGATCCGCTCGGCCGCCTCGAAGACAGCCTGTTTCAGGTCATCGGAGACTGTGGCGCTGTGGCGACGGCTCTCGGCTTCGAGCCGATCGATCGGTCGCGTGCCGTCCGCGCCGCATAGGAAATTCGGCGCGGACAGGAGGCGGTGCAGGACCTGGAGCGAGTCCACGTCTTCCTGCTCGACCAACGTAGCCAAGTGTACGTCCAGAGCTGCCCCGCGCGCGCCCAGGCCGGGACGGCGGATCAGTCGTAACACCTCCGGCGTGAGCACGAAGCCATAGTCTGCTCGCCACCGCCCGAGCGCCTCTTCAAGGGCGCGCCGAGTTCGTGATTCGTCGAGCTGTTCGTGCTCGGGAAGGAGATAGACCGTCGCAACGACCACCGCTTCCGTTCCCTGACCGGCAGCGAGCGGCCGCAGGCGAGGCTCCTCGTTGTTCTCTCTCAGGGCAAAGCCCAAGACCTCTTCGAGCAGGGGCCTGGCGAAGCGCTCGCGGAAGCGTGTGATCTCCGGTGCCTCCCAGCCATTGACCGCTTCCACCAACCGGCGCAGGCGATCCAGGAGTTTTCGCGCTTGTGACGGGGTGAGTCGCGTACTGTCCCGCCCACAGCCGGCCGACAGTGTGCCGAGCCAGTAGTCGGAGAAGAATCCTCGCCGATTGTGGATCGAAACCAGAGCCATCGTCAGACCCGGGGAAATACAAGCAGCACGCCAAGCGCCTGCGGCTCGGCCGGCTCGGGCACAGTGGCGAAGCGGGTGATTTCTTCGAGTCGTTGCCGATAATGCGTTTCCACCGCTGCGCGCCTGGCCTGCCAGTTCGTCGCTGCGTGGCGGAACAGCTCCGTCTGCGCTCGCGCACCAGCTCGCTCCTCCTGTTCCTGCTCGAGAATTTCGGCCAACCGGTCCGTTCGATACTTCTCGGCTTCTTCCCGGAGCACTTGTGCGAGGTGGGCTCGCTTAGTCTGTTCCCGAGCCACCACCTGGCGGATATAGCGGCGCGCCTCCTCCGTGGCTTGTCCTTGCAAGGCCGCAAAGTTGTGCGCGAAGACTTGCTCGCAGTCGTTCCAGGGTACTTCGCCGGCCGGCGTGTCCTCCCGATCGTCAAGCAATGTTCGCGCAATGGTCTGGTCGAGCACCTCGCCTGCTGCCGTGATCGCGATGCCGAAGACCGCTCCCTTCGGATGGCTCTGGCGTTCGTGAAAGGTGAACAGGGCCAGCGGCGTGGTGGCGATGGGATGGCGGCGGACCGCGATCCGCGCGGCGAAGTGGTTACGCGTGGGTTCGAGGGTCAGCTCCTGCCAAGCGTGCTCAGCGATAGCCTGCGCCAGCGGATGCAACCGATGGACGAACTCGACTTGATCGGCGGGATATCGCACGGCGACGGAACGCCGGAAGGTGGCGCAGTCGTAGCGGGGCGCCACACCCGGTCCTTGCAAGTGGCGCGGGACGTCAATCCTCCAGGTGTCAGGGATCGTGCTGGGCCGGAGATGGGGGCGAAGCACCTCGCGTATCACCCGTTCGAAGGCGAGGTCGTCTTCGATCAAGGGATCGGCCGACACCGTATCGGCACAGGGCAGCGTGGGCTCGTCCGGCGCCTGTCCCAGCAGGAGCGGTGCGAGCTGGGTGCTGAATTCGTGCTGCTTGGTTTCGAAGAGGCGCATCAGGGTATCCCCCTTGCGTGCGCCGTCTTCGGCCGAGGCGATGCTCCCGAGCAGCTCCTCGAGACGGCTGCCTTCGAGAATGCCCAGAATGTCGGGCGTGGAGACGCGATCGTCGTGCATGGCCGCGATGCGCTGGACCAGCCGGTCGAGCACTCGGTCTTCGGGCGAGTCGGGGTAGAAGAGATAGCGAATGATCGGCGCTCTGGTCTGGCCGTGGCGATCGATGCGACCATTCCTCTGCTCCAGGCGGTTGGGATTCCACGGAAGCTCGACATGGTAGAGACGGCAGCAGCGCTCCTGCAGATTCAGGCCTTCGCTTGCGGCATCAGTGGCCAGCAAGACCCGACAGCCCGGTTCACGAAAGCGGGCGATGCGTTGCCTGCGCTGACGAGCACTGAGATCGCCGACCAGGACTGCGTAGGCATTTTGCAGCAGAGGATGAGCGTCGAACGCCTCCTGCAATGCGGCAAGTGTGTCACGGTACTCGGTAAACACGATGGCCTTTTCGCCTGGAACAGGGAGCACGTCGCGTTCGAGGTCGGCGATGAGCGCCACGATCTTGGGATCCGGTCGGCTAGCGACACGATCGAGCAGGTTCTCAATAGTCTTGAGTTGCCGTTTCTCCGCGTTGCGCCGACGCGCATCGCGCGAGAGCGCTGTCCGCAGAACACGCAGGGCCGTGCGCTCGGCCTGGCTCTCCGCCAGGGGTAGATCGCTCTGGAGTTCGCGCAGCTCCGAAGGCTTGGGCGGGTCTTCGTGTTGTCTTGCTGCAAGGGCCTTCAGCCGGTTTGCCACCGTCTGTTTCAGCGCGGCACGACTTGACAGCATGCGTTTCTTCACAATCTGCATCGCGAACGATACAAGGTCGGCTTCCTCTGAGCCCTCGGCGGATTTGATCGTTTTCGCACAGTACTCCGTCACGAGGCGGAACATGTCGCGTTCCTCGTCAGTGAGATTTCTCACCTCGATTCGGCCCACAGGGTGGCGCACCGGGAAGGCGGGCACGACCCTGCCATCCGAGGTCGTTTTGACGATTTGCGGCTTGAGACGACGGATCATCGTGCGTGCGATACGCCGCTGCACGTCCTCGGTGCGACCGTGGAGGGTGGCTTCGGCGGGCTCGACGAGTTCCAAGAGCGAGCGGAAGCTGTGTCGATACCCGTTGTGGGGAGTGGCCGTGAGCAGGAGCAGCGTGCGCGAGGCGTTTCGCAGGTTGGGACCCAGACGGGTGCGCGCCGTCGAATAGGGATTCGCGGGGGTGCCGGATTCCGCAAGGTAATGTGCCTCGTCCACTACAATGACATCCCACGGATGGGCCAGCGCCGCTGCATGCACATCGCGGCGCTTCAGATATTCGGTCGAGGTGATGACACGGTCGAAATAGGCCCAAGGCTGCACGCCCTCCGACACTGCGGTTTGGGCACGGTCGAGCGCCGCCGAGTTCTCGATGGGTTGGAACTCCAACCCGAATTTGTCCCACATTTCGTCCAGCCACTGGGGAATCAGCCCGGGAGGGACCACGAGGAGAATCCGTTTGCCGATCCCACGGGCGATCAGTTCCAGCAGGCAAATCCCCGCTTCGACGGTCTTGCCGAGGCCGACATCGTCAGCGATCAGCAAACCGCGCCGTGGTCCGGCGAGCAGCCGCGCAAGCGGCGCGAACTGATAGGGCTCCGGTGAAATCCGTGCGGCAACAAACGCCGCATACTGCCCTGGGGGTGGAGATTGGAGGGTGAGCGCGTGATGAAGCGTCAGCCAGTGACTGAACGGGGTGAGGGAGCGGCGATCGAGCGTCGGCTCTGGCTCAATAAGTGGTTCAAACTCGTCCGGTGGGCACAGTGCTTCGATGGTCTCTCCGCTCGCAGGATCTTCTAATCGGAGCAAGATACGGTCACCAAGAACGGCATTGCTGCGCACACACCATCTGGAACCACGAAGATAGACGGATGTCATGGGGACTCGATTATCTGTGACCCATCAGAGGAGATGACCAGGTCTTTTTCATCAACGCGGTTTGAGCTTTAACGGATGTTGGAGCGAATCCGTAGTTTAGAGAAGCCGGCGATCCGAGTCTATACGGTCACAATGTCGGCCTTCTGCTATCCGATGCCACAGCCGAGGGCATCACGGGTGTACGCACGGGGACCCCTATGTTCCTGGCTTAGTGCTACTGCGCCATCTCTGTGGGGCCTAAGAAGGTGGTTCCTTTTCGCGAACGTTCTTTCCAGGGATGGGTTCAGCGTGCTACAAACATCTGGAGACTCGTTGTCAACCGATCGCGCGGCTGCGCGTTTGACAGGGCAGCAGTCGGAGCAGTCCACCCCTAACCAGGAGGCAATCATGAAGAGTCTGATTGTGGGCGTGTCGGCGGGGTTGGTGTTGGTCGGATCGGTGGCCTTTGCGGAGAGCGAGACACCGGGGATCGACCGGCGGCAGGCCAATCAGGAACAGCGGATCGACCAAGGCGTCGCCAGCGGGCAATTGACCGAGCGCGAGGCGGCCAGGTTGGAACGGCAGCAGGATCGGATCAATCGCATGGAGGACAGGGCCAAGTCCGATGGGGTCGTGACCAAAAGGGAGCGCGCCCGGATCAAGGCCGCGCAGGACCGCGCGTCCCGCGACATTTTCCGCGAGAAGCACGACCGCCAAGGTGCTCGGCATCGGTAATGGAAAATAATGTGGAATGAGGAATTCCTCATCCGTCGGCGCTCATGACTTGAGTCACGAGCGCCGACTTGTTTTCTAGCCTGCAGTATTCACGAGGATTCGTGACGTTCCACCCGTTGCAACGGGAGCGCACTGGGTACCGGATACCCGGTAGATGCGTCGTGAGACGGGCAAGCGCAGTCACGAGGGAGGGAAGCGTACCGGGGACCCGTTGCCAAGCTTCATGCAACGGGTGGTCAATACGTTGACCGACTGAGTGGCGAGCACGCCCGTCGGAACAGCGTATCGGGGTGCTCATTGCCCTGCTGTTGCAATGGGCCGAAGCCGTAGAAGCGTTCGTGAATAATCCGGGCTAGGCTTCCCGCGTCGCTTCCCGTCTCCTGTCGATATTGTTAGAATCCCTTGCGTGGATGTCGTCACCACCCACCTCAACGCCGATTTCGACGGCATGGCCTCTATGGTCGCCGCGCGCAAGCTCTATCCCGGCGCGGCGTTGGTCCTGCCCGGCGGCGCGCAGGAAACGGTCCGCAGTTTCCTCGCGGTGCATGATCTCGGCGTGACCCGCTTGAAAGATCTCGACCTGACGCAGGTCACGCGGCTGATCCTGGTCGATACGCAGGATCCGGAACGGATCGGTCCGCTGAAGGACCTCTGTGCGAAGTCGGAGGTCGAAGTGCACTGCTACGACCATCACGAAGCGGGAATCGACGACGCATCGGACACAGAAAAAGCGTTCCAGGCCCGGGTCGGACTGCGGGTCGTCGAGCCGGTCGGCGCGACGACGACCCTCATGATCGAGCAACTCCGAGCCAGGAATCTTCCGCTCACGCCGTTCGAAGCCACCGTGCTGGCGTTGGGCCTGTATGAAGAGACCGGCTCGCTGGCCTTTGTCTCCACGACGCCGCGCGATCTGGAAGCGGCGGCCTATGTCTTGCGGGCTGGCGCGGACCTGAACGTGGTGTCGGATACGCTGCGGCGCCCGTTGGACCCGGACCAGATCGCGCTGCTCAATGATCTGTTGCGTTCGAGCGAAACTTACTATCTGGAAGGCCGCAAGATCCTGGTCGCATCCAGCGCCTATGACCGGTACCGGGGCGATCTGGCCGGGCTGGTGCACAAGCTGGCGGAGTTGGAGGGGTTGGACGCGGTGGTCGCGGCCTTCGCGATGGAGGACAAGGTCCAGGTGATCGGCCGCAGCCGACGCCCGGAGATCGACGTGAGTTGGATCGCCCGGGAGTTCGGCGGGGGCGGACACGCGGTCGCCGCCGCGGCGAGCGTCAAAGGCAAGACCTTGATCGAGGTGAGGGAGCGGATCGTCCAGTTGCTCGCCGAGCGGTATCGCCCCACCCTGTTGGCGAAAGACGTGATGACCAAGCCGGTCAAGTCGATCGGCATGGACGCCACGATCGCCGAAACCGAGACGCGCATGACCAAGTACGGCGTCAACGTGCTGCCCGTGCTGGACGGAAAGGACCACTATCGGGGGCTGATCAGCCGGGAGATCGTGCAGAAAGCGCTGTTCCACGGATTGGCGGACGCCCGGGTCGAACAGCTCATGCAACCCGACGCCTATGCCGCTTCGCCGGACACGCCGTTCCACGAGATTCAGACCCGCATGATCGAGCAGAACCAACGATTTGTGCCGATCCTGTCAGGCAGCAAGGTGGTCGGAGTGATCACCAGAACGGACCTGCTGCGCGCGCTCCACGACGACGTCCTCGCCGGCGCGAGGCCCAGGGCGAAGGACGGAGAGCAGGCCATTGTCGGGACGATGCGCCGACGAAACGTCGGCGGGATGTTGCGAGCCAAGCTGCCGGCTCGTCTGGTGTCGTTGCTGAAGGAGGCCGGGGAACTGGCCGACCGGCTGGATGTGTCGGCCTACGTGGTCGGCGGGTTCGTCCGGGACCTGCTGCTCGGCATCGAGAACCTCGACGTAGACCTGGTCGTCGAAGGCGACGGCATCGCGTTCGCCCGCGCGCTGGCCCGCGCGAGCAGCGGCCGGGTCAAGGCGCACGAGCGATTCGGCACCGCCGTGGTGGTCCTGCCGGACGGGTTCAAGGTCGATGTCGCGACGGCTCGGACGGAATATTACGAATATCCGACGGCGTTGCCCACGGTCGAGCAGAGCTCGATCAAGAAGGACCTCTATCGGCGGGACTTCACGATCAACACCCTGGCGATCCGGCTCAATTCCCGCTCTTTCGGCCAGTTGATCGATTTCTACGGCGGCCAGCGCGACTTGAAGGAGAAGACGATCCGGGTTCTGCACGGCTTGAGTTTCGTCGAAGACCCGACGCGCGTCTTCCGCGCGATCCGGTTCGAACTGCGGTTCGGATTTCACCTGGGGAAAGAAACATCGGCGCTCATCAAGGGCGCGGTGAAGATGGACCTGTTCCACCGACTGTCCGGCCATCGGCTGCTCGACGAACTCAAATTGCTGTTCTCCGAACGGGAGCCGCGCCGCGCGGTGAGTCGGATGGCCGAATTGGATCTGCTGCGCTTCATCCACCCCAAGCTCGTCTGGTCCCCGCGGCTGGAGGAGTTGCTCGCCGGCGTGGAAGAAGCGCTGGATTGGTACCGGCTGCTCTATCTGGATCGACCGATGCACTCCTGGCTGGTGTCGATGATGGCGCTCCTGGAGGTGCTGCCGGCCCGCGCGGTCCGGGACCTGCTCAAGCGTTTCCCGTTCACGGAACAGGAAACCGAGAAGCTGAAAGCGGCGCGCTTCGCCCTGCGCG
The DNA window shown above is from Nitrospirota bacterium and carries:
- a CDS encoding TrlF family AAA-like ATPase; amino-acid sequence: MTWNFPGARWWKFDFHTHTPASDDYGRGNNQAALRNLTPEDWLLGFMRAGIDCVAVTDHNSGAWIDRLKQALEELQQHHHPEYRPLFLFPGVEVAANGGVHILAIFDLNASSNTVTHLLGAIKFPQGTEGTSNAVSPLSSLEVIKAIAAEGGLPILAHADGPKGAFSVLQGLSLDQLLCSSELIGVEICDPMAPKPGGLRNSLHLSEVLGSDSHHPNGQAGARFPGSHFTWIKMGTPSFEGLRLALLDGAPLSIRRSDRQPADPDRHAEQLIEGVEISNARVCGRGAPLILRFNPWLNTLIGGRGTGKSTIVEFLRIGLRRDKELTGNVAKDFEDFYRVPRSRDDRGALTDQTEVRVFYLKDGTRFRLQWNQAGTLAPIESEQPNGGWQAEAGDIIQRFPVRIFSQKQVFSLSENEAGLRRIVDEAREVNRSEWDRRWREFEVRFLALRAKERELTERRKAVSRLQGELADLTRKLAVFASADHAATLKAYQRRQRQNRELAHVVEDVARIVETLDRAREEAALSALDISLFDEKDPSDREVLAELDRVKDAIASVQREIATLKNRVTSAGRTWREALAQSKWKKELAAVEARYHQWVEKLRSQGVADPAQFGQLVQRRQVVEQEIKALERLKETIQQVQIEAAQVRDEMLSLRGKLTEDRGAFLATALRDNPFVRIDVRPYQCTPEEAERSFRELIGRTDERLEDDILSQDGSKGVIADLYRNLPQDRAEAAREIEKRLAMLKRKLIAVARGEDSSSFGGWFIKYLRGLKPETLDRLEIWFPEDGLSAAYSVRGDGQDFTPIQQGSPGQRTAAMLAFLLAYGEEPMVLDQPEDDLDNHLIYDLIVRQIRENKLRRQLVVVTHNPNIVVNGDAELVTVMDFRHGQCRAVQSGCLQEQEVRAEICRVMEGGEQAFRQRYRRLVEGGGHA
- a CDS encoding N-6 DNA methylase, encoding MALVSIHNRRGFFSDYWLGTLSAGCGRDSTRLTPSQARKLLDRLRRLVEAVNGWEAPEITRFRERFARPLLEEVLGFALRENNEEPRLRPLAAGQGTEAVVVATVYLLPEHEQLDESRTRRALEEALGRWRADYGFVLTPEVLRLIRRPGLGARGAALDVHLATLVEQEDVDSLQVLHRLLSAPNFLCGADGTRPIDRLEAESRRHSATVSDDLKQAVFEAAERIVGGFLTDVRTRPAAFTAQPSLPDLRDAGFLALYRLLFILYAEARDERLSQHQFYQKHYSLDSMITRVLRAPIEALPANRYGLWAQLLALFRIFNEGIAPHLPELDNMPPRGGHLFSEETPEGRLLRRLRLDDRATAHVLLALATTTPRRGVGRERVSFRELDIEQLGNVYQGLLEYEPAEATDTMIECRVQGRDFVLAPAEVVRLVETKSLTVKGDAAIVEGTEAARLHPDMASEDEESASEDGEEGEEEATEDEDEDREEEAEKGVKRGAVLKLLRRLEAGDFFFKPGSARKASGSYYTPTPIVDYLVREALTPLVTGKTAADIEQLRVIDLACGSAHFLVGAARFLGRYLFEAYCREGHGDPPPAFYPDRRLSGEVRRRWEEEGPAWCKRRIVEHCLYGVDLNPAAVQLAQVALWIESLAGDRPLSFFAHHIRCGNSLLGSSLANFAQPPHPKLGKASDRRTLGLFESELKRRLAEALAERTLIDAPLPPEVRADTPEEFAYKEDRLRRADAATQTARLLLDLRSAAAFIPEIWAAFPILMSSADLEADARTFPWWAEFQRVRERERFFHWELEFPEVFASASSLPRPAGEDKGGGGGFDCVLGNPPWEKVLPDRKEFYGRADVLIRAYTGGELDVRIRELHGAQPTLESEFEKYSERLKTLAQCLKAGGDFHYAEWEINGRTTGGHQDLFKFFVERATQVLKPGGRLGYLVPSAIYNNEGCTGLRYLLLDAMTIERFYGFENRKKIFNIHSSYKFVCLVAEKRAAAPGDSEFLATFMRHDLDELDSGPPSGVAVLIRRLEIERLSPGTLALLEYRGERDRELVLKMYGLLPGQTPRPLLGDQGPGAWNVRFYTEFNMTNDRDLWTRPDGRLYTPREVCGLDWPANRSIPFADVRAAMAEKGFWPLYEGKQIEQFIVDLKPVERWVSLEAVEKKYGKPPSPGPKLVFREVARNTDMRTCIAAILPAKSCANHKLFISNFDDFSLEVACSVLNSIAFDFLLRFRVSSTVSLSHVSRVAVPPLADCRSIPAIATPSADGGTDWTSDPAYFEAVWQANRAVAQAYGLTADDLAYILSTFPVFARKRPAFYAYLQQRVTEWNQETGAVEQQKYSIPESETSLPRAAENTGHYGRDRSSKG
- a CDS encoding helicase-related protein, yielding MTSVYLRGSRWCVRSNAVLGDRILLRLEDPASGETIEALCPPDEFEPLIEPEPTLDRRSLTPFSHWLTLHHALTLQSPPPGQYAAFVAARISPEPYQFAPLARLLAGPRRGLLIADDVGLGKTVEAGICLLELIARGIGKRILLVVPPGLIPQWLDEMWDKFGLEFQPIENSAALDRAQTAVSEGVQPWAYFDRVITSTEYLKRRDVHAAALAHPWDVIVVDEAHYLAESGTPANPYSTARTRLGPNLRNASRTLLLLTATPHNGYRHSFRSLLELVEPAEATLHGRTEDVQRRIARTMIRRLKPQIVKTTSDGRVVPAFPVRHPVGRIEVRNLTDEERDMFRLVTEYCAKTIKSAEGSEEADLVSFAMQIVKKRMLSSRAALKQTVANRLKALAARQHEDPPKPSELRELQSDLPLAESQAERTALRVLRTALSRDARRRNAEKRQLKTIENLLDRVASRPDPKIVALIADLERDVLPVPGEKAIVFTEYRDTLAALQEAFDAHPLLQNAYAVLVGDLSARQRRQRIARFREPGCRVLLATDAASEGLNLQERCCRLYHVELPWNPNRLEQRNGRIDRHGQTRAPIIRYLFYPDSPEDRVLDRLVQRIAAMHDDRVSTPDILGILEGSRLEELLGSIASAEDGARKGDTLMRLFETKQHEFSTQLAPLLLGQAPDEPTLPCADTVSADPLIEDDLAFERVIREVLRPHLRPSTIPDTWRIDVPRHLQGPGVAPRYDCATFRRSVAVRYPADQVEFVHRLHPLAQAIAEHAWQELTLEPTRNHFAARIAVRRHPIATTPLALFTFHERQSHPKGAVFGIAITAAGEVLDQTIARTLLDDREDTPAGEVPWNDCEQVFAHNFAALQGQATEEARRYIRQVVAREQTKRAHLAQVLREEAEKYRTDRLAEILEQEQEERAGARAQTELFRHAATNWQARRAAVETHYRQRLEEITRFATVPEPAEPQALGVLLVFPRV